One window of Catharus ustulatus isolate bCatUst1 chromosome 3, bCatUst1.pri.v2, whole genome shotgun sequence genomic DNA carries:
- the MTFR2 gene encoding mitochondrial fission regulator 2 isoform X2: MALLLLQLLRRLLRCLGWPRHQVFGSSISRTLGTCLPSAVSSGRHFQQLYAVIRKYQAKVTSLCQKKEYGPTRSIVRRLGTILSLEPYPRPYFQFVQDQSPLGCDEQNVAPSLADVLWVANDEGQACTRLRTELRRKEKSTAPPDLHPCLDSIQSIPKNIAQKDVVDQAALQKISALEDELTFLRAQIAAIVSAQTLGSIPSKTFKTLNTPDGFYPLPAVTSTPLSVSHTHFVIPSPPPLPSGAPSGVDASNSALELIKQRRATRNSVATASDSMHHQRTKNIPSMMDVLKDLNKVQLRAVERSPGGTPLSRPTKTQSSDWDPVALLTHALKQKFAHKNDDEDDSLDKENNSFDSSPFSSPEMPVVGRCILKPNAKPNLTRTDGVKQVPAWKGRARV; this comes from the exons atggcgctgctgctgctgcagcttctccgGCGGCTGCTGCGCTGCCTCGGCTGGCCGCGCCACCAG GTGTTTGGCAGCAGTATCAGTCGTACCCTCGGAACATGCCTTCCTTCGGCAGTCTCATCAGGAAGGCATTTCCAGCAGTTATATGCTGTCATAAGGAAGTATCAGGCCAAG gtCACATCTCTTTGCCAAAAAAAGGAATATGGACCTACTCGAAGTATTGTCCGTAGACTGGGGACAATTCTTTCCTTGGAGCCCTACCCCAGACCCTATTTTCAA TTTGTTCAAGACCAAAGTCCATTGGGTTGTGATGAGCAAAATGTGGCTCCATCACTTGCTGATGTCCTGTGGGTGGCAAATGATGAAGGACAAGCGTGTACTAGACTTAG GACTGaattgagaagaaaagaaaaaagtacagCTCCTCCTGACCTGCATCCATGTCTGGATTCAATACAGAGTATTCCAAAAAACATTGCACAAAAAGACGTTGTTGATCAAGCAGCACTCCAGAAAATTTCTGCACTTGAAGATGAACTGACCTTTCTTCGTGCTCAGATTGCTGCAATTGTTTCAGCGCAGACCTTGGGAAGCATTCCCTCAA AAACCTTTAAAACACTCAACACTCCAGATGGATTTTACCCACTGCCAGCCGTGACTTCTACGCCATTGTCCGTCTCACACACTCACTTTGTAATTCCCTCGCCTCCTCCACTTCCTTCTGGTGCACCATCTGGTGTTGATGCTAGTAATTCTGCACTGGAACTTATCAAACAACGCAGAGCTACAAGGAACAGTGTTGCAACTGCATCTGACAGTATGCATCACCAGAGGACAAAGAACATTCCCAGTATGATGGATGTTTTGAAAGACCTAAACAAAGTTCAGTTGCGAGCTGTTGAGAG GTCTCCTGGAGGCACTCCTCTTTCTAGACCCACAAAGACACAAAGTTCAGATTGGGATCCAGTTGCTCTACTGACTCATGCTCTAAAGCAGAAATTTGCACATAAaaatgatgatgaagatgattctctggacaaagaaaataattcttttgaTAGCTCTCCATTTTCTAGTCCTGAGATGCCAGTG GTTGGACGCTGCATTCTGAAACCAAATGCAAAACCCAACCTTACAAGAACTGATGGAGTTAAGCAGGTACCAGCATGGAAAGGGAGAGCTCGTGTTTAG
- the MTFR2 gene encoding mitochondrial fission regulator 2 isoform X1: protein MALLLLQLLRRLLRCLGWPRHQAVFFETQVFGSSISRTLGTCLPSAVSSGRHFQQLYAVIRKYQAKVTSLCQKKEYGPTRSIVRRLGTILSLEPYPRPYFQFVQDQSPLGCDEQNVAPSLADVLWVANDEGQACTRLRTELRRKEKSTAPPDLHPCLDSIQSIPKNIAQKDVVDQAALQKISALEDELTFLRAQIAAIVSAQTLGSIPSKTFKTLNTPDGFYPLPAVTSTPLSVSHTHFVIPSPPPLPSGAPSGVDASNSALELIKQRRATRNSVATASDSMHHQRTKNIPSMMDVLKDLNKVQLRAVERSPGGTPLSRPTKTQSSDWDPVALLTHALKQKFAHKNDDEDDSLDKENNSFDSSPFSSPEMPVVGRCILKPNAKPNLTRTDGVKQVPAWKGRARV, encoded by the exons atggcgctgctgctgctgcagcttctccgGCGGCTGCTGCGCTGCCTCGGCTGGCCGCGCCACCAG GCCGTGTTTTTTGAAACTCAGGTGTTTGGCAGCAGTATCAGTCGTACCCTCGGAACATGCCTTCCTTCGGCAGTCTCATCAGGAAGGCATTTCCAGCAGTTATATGCTGTCATAAGGAAGTATCAGGCCAAG gtCACATCTCTTTGCCAAAAAAAGGAATATGGACCTACTCGAAGTATTGTCCGTAGACTGGGGACAATTCTTTCCTTGGAGCCCTACCCCAGACCCTATTTTCAA TTTGTTCAAGACCAAAGTCCATTGGGTTGTGATGAGCAAAATGTGGCTCCATCACTTGCTGATGTCCTGTGGGTGGCAAATGATGAAGGACAAGCGTGTACTAGACTTAG GACTGaattgagaagaaaagaaaaaagtacagCTCCTCCTGACCTGCATCCATGTCTGGATTCAATACAGAGTATTCCAAAAAACATTGCACAAAAAGACGTTGTTGATCAAGCAGCACTCCAGAAAATTTCTGCACTTGAAGATGAACTGACCTTTCTTCGTGCTCAGATTGCTGCAATTGTTTCAGCGCAGACCTTGGGAAGCATTCCCTCAA AAACCTTTAAAACACTCAACACTCCAGATGGATTTTACCCACTGCCAGCCGTGACTTCTACGCCATTGTCCGTCTCACACACTCACTTTGTAATTCCCTCGCCTCCTCCACTTCCTTCTGGTGCACCATCTGGTGTTGATGCTAGTAATTCTGCACTGGAACTTATCAAACAACGCAGAGCTACAAGGAACAGTGTTGCAACTGCATCTGACAGTATGCATCACCAGAGGACAAAGAACATTCCCAGTATGATGGATGTTTTGAAAGACCTAAACAAAGTTCAGTTGCGAGCTGTTGAGAG GTCTCCTGGAGGCACTCCTCTTTCTAGACCCACAAAGACACAAAGTTCAGATTGGGATCCAGTTGCTCTACTGACTCATGCTCTAAAGCAGAAATTTGCACATAAaaatgatgatgaagatgattctctggacaaagaaaataattcttttgaTAGCTCTCCATTTTCTAGTCCTGAGATGCCAGTG GTTGGACGCTGCATTCTGAAACCAAATGCAAAACCCAACCTTACAAGAACTGATGGAGTTAAGCAGGTACCAGCATGGAAAGGGAGAGCTCGTGTTTAG